The following coding sequences are from one Rutidosis leptorrhynchoides isolate AG116_Rl617_1_P2 chromosome 11, CSIRO_AGI_Rlap_v1, whole genome shotgun sequence window:
- the LOC139877079 gene encoding uncharacterized protein, with protein sequence MPKDRNRRISKDCIRLELDLIASLDGLPPFGAVYQVRSALLSVDLDDEVEVTARDKTAEELEEERAAADAAAAAEKGEEIIVSSSDSEFGSEQTDTERTADDTTTAEQ encoded by the exons ATGCCTAAAGATCGGAATCGGAGAATCTCCAAGGACTGTATTCGTCTGGAGCTCGATCTTATTGCTTCTTTAGATGGATTGCCACCATTTGGTGCTGTTTATCAG gttcgttctgctcttttatccgttgatcttgatgatgaagtagaggtcactgctcgtgacaaaactgctgaagagctagaggaaGAGagagctgctgctgatgctgctgctgctgctgaaaagggAGAAGAAATCATTGTCAGCAGTTCTGACAGTGAGTTCGGGTCTGAACAGACAGACACTGAACGGACagcggatgacaccaccaccgccgagCAGTAG